The following are from one region of the Chromobacterium phragmitis genome:
- a CDS encoding pseudouridine synthase gives MQRHNLEHYSPPPDTGLNVVYADDCLLVLDKPSGLLSVPGRGEDKADCLISRAQKVYSDALTVHRLDMDTSGLVVMGRGPEMQRALSIAFMDRKVKKRYIAVVDGIVESNSGIIDLPLIIDWPNRPRQKVDFDEGKEAITHYRVILRDTGRNISRVELDPQTGRAHQLRMHMLHLESGHPILGDTIYAPPEALAKADRLLLHASRLVLRHPVTFEEMEFEAPAPF, from the coding sequence ATGCAAAGACACAATCTGGAACACTATAGTCCGCCGCCGGACACCGGCCTCAATGTGGTCTACGCCGACGACTGCCTGCTGGTGCTGGACAAGCCCAGCGGCCTGTTGTCGGTGCCTGGGCGGGGCGAGGACAAGGCCGACTGCCTGATCAGCCGCGCGCAGAAGGTCTATTCCGACGCGCTGACCGTGCACCGCCTGGACATGGACACCTCCGGCCTGGTGGTGATGGGCCGCGGCCCGGAAATGCAGCGCGCGCTGTCCATCGCCTTCATGGACCGCAAAGTGAAGAAGCGCTACATCGCGGTGGTGGACGGCATCGTGGAGAGCAATAGCGGCATCATAGACCTGCCGTTGATCATAGACTGGCCGAACCGGCCGCGGCAGAAGGTGGATTTCGACGAGGGCAAGGAAGCCATCACCCATTACCGGGTGATTCTGCGCGACACCGGCCGCAACATCAGCCGGGTGGAGCTGGACCCGCAGACCGGCCGCGCCCACCAGCTGCGCATGCATATGCTGCACCTGGAATCCGGCCACCCCATCCTCGGCGACACCATCTACGCGCCGCCGGAAGCGCTGGCCAAGGCGGACCGGCTGCTGCTGCACGCGTCGCGGCTGGTGTTGCGCCACCCGGTGACGTTCGAGGAAATGGAGTTCGAGGCGCCGGCGCCGTTCTGA
- a CDS encoding FmdB family zinc ribbon protein → MPIYEYRCGACGVAKEHLQKLSDAPVAACPECGSADYRKQLSAAGFQLKGSGWYATDFKGGSSGASSGSAPAAGGHSCGTGCGCD, encoded by the coding sequence ATGCCGATCTATGAATATCGTTGCGGCGCCTGCGGCGTCGCCAAGGAACACCTGCAGAAACTGAGCGACGCGCCGGTGGCCGCCTGTCCGGAGTGCGGCAGCGCGGACTACCGGAAGCAGCTGTCCGCCGCCGGCTTCCAGCTGAAGGGCTCGGGCTGGTACGCGACCGACTTCAAGGGCGGCTCGTCCGGCGCGTCCAGCGGAAGCGCTCCGGCCGCTGGCGGCCATAGCTGCGGCACCGGCTGCGGTTGCGACTGA
- a CDS encoding phosphate acetyltransferase, translating to MIHDTHAFDDILQQARQLGALPMAVAHPCSREALLGAVEAADNGIATPILVAPQARLKKLADELEVDLRRFECIDAEHSHAAAERAVQLTRDGYADILMKGSLHTDEFMSAALARDTGIRTDRRISHVWVMKVESYPRYLFITDAAVNIEPDLMTKRDICQNAIDLTHALGIDKPKVAILAAVETINPDMRSTLDAAALCKMAERGQITGAILDGPLAFDNAISKEAAQSKGIVSPVAGDPDILLVPDLEAGNMLGKQLTYLAQAASAGIVMGARVPMVLTSRADDASGRLASSAIASLLAHQRRQAGGRP from the coding sequence ATGATTCACGATACCCACGCATTCGACGACATCCTGCAACAGGCTCGGCAACTGGGCGCCCTGCCGATGGCGGTGGCCCACCCCTGCAGCCGCGAGGCGCTGCTGGGCGCGGTGGAGGCCGCCGACAACGGCATCGCCACCCCCATCCTGGTGGCCCCGCAGGCCCGCCTGAAGAAGCTGGCCGACGAGCTGGAGGTGGACCTGCGGCGCTTCGAATGCATAGACGCCGAACACAGCCACGCCGCCGCCGAGCGCGCGGTGCAGCTGACCCGAGACGGCTACGCCGACATCCTGATGAAGGGCAGCCTGCACACCGACGAATTCATGAGCGCCGCGCTGGCGCGCGACACTGGCATCCGTACCGACCGCCGCATCAGCCACGTCTGGGTGATGAAGGTGGAAAGCTATCCGCGCTATCTGTTCATCACCGACGCCGCGGTCAACATCGAGCCGGACCTGATGACCAAGCGCGACATCTGCCAGAACGCGATCGACCTGACCCACGCGCTGGGCATAGACAAGCCCAAGGTGGCCATCCTGGCCGCGGTGGAGACCATCAACCCCGACATGCGCTCGACGCTGGACGCCGCCGCGCTGTGCAAGATGGCGGAGCGCGGCCAGATCACCGGCGCCATCCTGGATGGTCCGCTGGCCTTCGACAACGCCATCTCCAAGGAAGCCGCCCAGAGCAAGGGCATCGTCTCGCCGGTGGCCGGCGATCCGGACATCCTGCTGGTGCCGGACCTGGAAGCCGGCAACATGCTGGGCAAGCAGCTGACCTACCTCGCCCAGGCCGCCTCCGCCGGCATCGTGATGGGCGCGCGGGTGCCGATGGTGCTGACCAGCCGCGCCGACGACGCCAGCGGCCGCCTCGCCTCCAGCGCCATCGCCAGCCTGCTGGCCCACCAGCGCCGCCAGGCCGGGGGCCGCCCATGA
- the fabI gene encoding enoyl-ACP reductase FabI: MVYQEGQMESIRNILAGKRGLIVGIANENSIAYGCASVLHQLGAECAVTYLNAKAEKYVRPLAEQLQASLVLPLDVEQPGQLERVFAEIEKRWGGLDFIVHSIAYCPMEDLHGRVVDCSLAGFQQAMHVSCYSFIEMARLAEPLMKNGGSLITMSYYGADKVVENYNIMGPVKAALESVSRYLANDLGPKRIRVHAVSPGPLKTRAASGIAHFDQLIEDAIAHAPQNRLVEIEEVGMTCAFLISDAASGLTGQTIYVDGGHHIKA; this comes from the coding sequence ATGGTTTACCAAGAAGGTCAGATGGAAAGCATACGCAACATTCTCGCCGGCAAGAGAGGGCTCATCGTCGGCATCGCCAACGAAAACAGCATCGCCTACGGCTGCGCCAGCGTGCTGCACCAGCTGGGGGCCGAGTGCGCGGTCACCTATCTCAACGCCAAAGCCGAGAAATACGTGCGGCCGCTGGCCGAACAGCTGCAGGCCAGCCTGGTGCTGCCGCTGGACGTGGAGCAGCCCGGCCAGCTGGAACGCGTGTTCGCCGAGATAGAAAAGCGCTGGGGAGGGCTGGATTTCATCGTCCACTCCATCGCCTATTGTCCGATGGAAGACCTGCACGGCCGGGTGGTGGACTGCTCGCTGGCGGGCTTCCAGCAGGCCATGCACGTCTCTTGCTACTCCTTCATCGAAATGGCCCGCCTGGCTGAGCCGCTGATGAAAAACGGCGGCAGCCTGATCACCATGAGCTACTACGGCGCGGACAAGGTGGTGGAAAACTACAACATCATGGGCCCGGTCAAGGCCGCGCTGGAGAGCGTGTCCCGCTACCTGGCCAATGACCTCGGCCCCAAGCGCATCCGCGTGCACGCCGTCTCGCCCGGCCCGCTGAAGACGCGCGCCGCGTCCGGCATCGCCCATTTCGACCAGTTGATCGAAGACGCCATCGCCCACGCACCGCAAAATCGCCTGGTGGAGATAGAGGAAGTCGGCATGACCTGCGCCTTCCTGATATCCGACGCCGCCAGCGGCCTCACCGGCCAGACCATCTACGTTGACGGCGGACACCACATCAAGGCTTGA
- a CDS encoding glutamine amidotransferase, with amino-acid sequence MKTAIAVRHVAFEDLGSLHRQLEMRGYRIEYREAGVDRLDSPALEQVDLLVVLGGPIGAGDEALYPFLAQELLLLKHRLQQRRPTLGICLGAQLMARALGARVAPMAAKEIGYAPLRLNDFGRQSALAPLDGAAVLHWHGDQFAIPKGAQCLAGSDRCPHQAFAVDHYALGLQFHLEAEPSQLERWLIGHSGELAAAGIDPRALREQNRRHGEALQALAAQVFTRWLNAAGA; translated from the coding sequence ATGAAGACGGCAATCGCGGTCCGACATGTCGCATTCGAGGATTTGGGGTCTTTGCATCGCCAGCTGGAAATGCGCGGTTATCGCATCGAGTATCGAGAGGCCGGGGTGGACAGGCTGGACAGCCCGGCGCTGGAGCAGGTCGATCTGCTGGTGGTGCTGGGCGGGCCGATCGGCGCGGGCGACGAGGCGTTGTACCCTTTTCTCGCGCAGGAACTGCTGCTGCTCAAGCATAGGCTGCAGCAAAGGCGGCCGACGCTGGGCATCTGCCTGGGCGCGCAGTTGATGGCGCGGGCGCTGGGCGCGCGGGTGGCGCCGATGGCGGCCAAGGAAATAGGCTACGCGCCGCTGCGCCTGAACGATTTCGGCAGGCAATCGGCGCTGGCTCCGCTGGATGGCGCGGCGGTGCTGCACTGGCATGGCGACCAGTTCGCCATTCCCAAGGGCGCGCAATGCCTGGCCGGCAGCGATCGGTGTCCGCATCAGGCTTTCGCTGTCGACCATTACGCGCTGGGCCTGCAGTTCCACCTGGAAGCGGAGCCGTCGCAGTTGGAGCGATGGCTGATCGGCCACAGCGGCGAGCTGGCGGCGGCGGGCATCGACCCGCGCGCCTTGCGCGAGCAGAACCGCCGCCATGGCGAGGCGCTGCAGGCGCTGGCGGCGCAGGTGTTCACCCGCTGGCTGAACGCCGCCGGCGCCTGA
- a CDS encoding CPBP family intramembrane glutamic endopeptidase, protein MRAALKALPVAERQALAVLLVSSLCMVWLQYPANRFWMLAALSRWLPDAAEWFRAAVIHNPHTELYRSAYWALASIAGYVLLPLVHIRLKSEKLSDYGLAWPDRATLRADLKLFPLFYALMLPLVWRASAQPGFLAIYPFFRLSPGEALWPHWLLWEMLYFAQFAALEFFFRGYMVHGLKPRLGWLAVFVMIIPYCMIHFEKPALESLAAIVAGAALGLLSYRYKSIWLGAALHCSVALTMDLMALWRKGLL, encoded by the coding sequence ATGCGCGCCGCGCTGAAGGCCCTGCCCGTCGCCGAGCGCCAGGCGCTGGCCGTGCTGCTGGTCAGCAGCCTGTGCATGGTCTGGCTGCAGTATCCGGCCAATCGTTTCTGGATGCTGGCCGCGCTGTCTCGCTGGCTGCCGGACGCCGCGGAATGGTTTCGCGCCGCGGTGATCCACAACCCGCATACCGAGCTGTATCGCTCCGCCTATTGGGCGCTGGCCAGCATCGCCGGTTATGTTCTGCTGCCGCTGGTGCACATTCGGCTTAAAAGCGAGAAGCTGTCCGACTACGGCCTCGCCTGGCCGGACCGCGCCACGCTGCGTGCCGACTTGAAGCTGTTCCCGCTGTTTTACGCGCTGATGCTGCCCCTAGTGTGGAGGGCGTCGGCGCAGCCGGGCTTTCTCGCCATTTATCCCTTCTTCCGGCTGAGCCCGGGAGAGGCGCTGTGGCCGCACTGGCTGCTCTGGGAAATGCTGTACTTCGCCCAATTCGCCGCGCTGGAATTCTTTTTCCGCGGCTATATGGTGCACGGGCTGAAGCCCAGGCTGGGCTGGCTGGCGGTGTTCGTGATGATCATTCCCTACTGTATGATCCATTTCGAAAAACCCGCGCTGGAGAGCCTGGCCGCCATCGTCGCCGGCGCGGCGCTGGGCCTGCTCAGCTACCGCTATAAATCAATCTGGCTGGGCGCGGCGCTGCATTGCAGCGTCGCGCTGACCATGGACCTGATGGCGCTGTGGCGCAAGGGTCTGCTGTAA
- the rpsT gene encoding 30S ribosomal protein S20, with protein sequence MANSAQARKRARTALKQRAHNASLRTAFRTAVKKVLKAIEAGDKAAARVVFQASEKVIDRIADKGVFHKNKAARHKSRLSAQIKAMA encoded by the coding sequence ATGGCTAACAGCGCACAAGCTCGCAAGCGTGCACGCACAGCCCTCAAGCAGCGCGCGCATAACGCCAGCCTGCGTACTGCGTTCCGTACCGCAGTGAAGAAAGTGCTCAAGGCAATCGAAGCCGGCGACAAGGCCGCCGCTCGCGTGGTGTTCCAGGCTTCCGAAAAAGTGATCGACCGCATCGCCGACAAGGGCGTGTTCCACAAGAACAAGGCCGCTCGTCACAAGAGCCGTCTGTCCGCTCAGATCAAGGCCATGGCCTAA
- a CDS encoding alanyl-tRNA editing protein: MSEFFYSNAYQTRLATRALRHDDAGLVLEDTLCYPLGGGQPGDSATLTLADGSTLRIADTRRDRDTRVILHQTEGDARLAPGTEVTLELDWERRHRHMRIHTCLHLLGVVIKAGVTGGNMTAESGRLDFALPEGMELDKEQIEAELNRLVAADLPLAVKMTSGEALKAQPELIRTMSVTPPLHLPEIRLIEVEGVDLQPCGGTHVARTGEVGRVRVKKIESKGARNKRVVVELAE, encoded by the coding sequence ATGAGTGAATTCTTCTATAGCAACGCCTATCAAACTCGCCTCGCCACCCGCGCGCTGCGCCACGACGATGCGGGCTTGGTGCTGGAGGACACGCTGTGTTATCCACTGGGCGGCGGCCAGCCCGGCGACAGCGCCACGCTGACGCTGGCCGACGGCTCGACGCTGCGCATCGCCGACACTCGCCGCGACCGCGACACCCGCGTCATTCTTCACCAGACCGAGGGCGATGCCCGTCTCGCGCCGGGAACCGAGGTGACGCTGGAACTGGACTGGGAACGCCGCCACCGCCACATGCGCATCCACACCTGCCTGCACTTGCTGGGCGTGGTGATCAAAGCCGGCGTCACCGGCGGCAACATGACCGCCGAGTCCGGCCGGCTGGATTTCGCGCTGCCGGAGGGCATGGAGCTGGACAAGGAACAGATCGAGGCCGAGCTGAACCGGCTGGTGGCCGCCGACCTGCCCCTCGCCGTAAAGATGACCAGCGGCGAAGCCCTGAAGGCCCAGCCCGAGCTGATCCGCACCATGTCGGTGACCCCGCCCTTGCACCTGCCGGAAATCCGGCTGATCGAGGTGGAGGGCGTGGATCTGCAACCCTGCGGCGGCACCCATGTCGCGCGCACCGGCGAAGTGGGCCGGGTGCGGGTGAAAAAGATAGAAAGCAAGGGCGCGCGCAACAAGCGGGTGGTGGTGGAGCTGGCGGAATGA
- the queF gene encoding NADPH-dependent 7-cyano-7-deazaguanine reductase QueF (Catalyzes the NADPH-dependent reduction of 7-cyano-7-deazaguanine (preQ0) to 7-aminomethyl-7-deazaguanine (preQ1) in queuosine biosynthesis), with product MNTHATTPEHSPLGKTVSYQDQYDPSLLFPIARKTKRDEIGVDEAALPFAGVDIWTGFELSWLNARGKPQVGIATFRIPAASPRLIESKSFKLYLNSYNQTRMDGVDALSAQLARDLSAAAGAEVSVSIALPQAFAAEQVRELAGECIDELDIEVDRYAPCPEVLKADAADIVSETLCSNLLKSNCLVTGQPDWGSVSIRYTGPKIDREALLRYLIGFRQHNEFHEQCVERIFVDVLRACAPEKLTVYARYTRRGGLDINPWRSNADAAPTDNVRTARQ from the coding sequence ATGAACACGCACGCCACGACGCCTGAACACTCGCCGCTGGGCAAGACTGTCAGCTACCAGGATCAGTACGATCCTTCCCTGCTGTTCCCCATCGCGCGCAAGACCAAGCGCGACGAGATCGGTGTGGATGAAGCCGCGCTGCCCTTCGCCGGCGTCGACATCTGGACCGGCTTCGAGCTGTCCTGGCTCAATGCCCGCGGCAAGCCGCAGGTCGGCATCGCCACCTTCCGCATCCCGGCGGCCAGCCCCAGGCTGATCGAGTCCAAGTCGTTCAAGCTCTACCTGAACAGCTACAACCAAACGCGGATGGACGGCGTCGACGCCCTCTCAGCCCAACTGGCGCGCGACCTGTCCGCCGCCGCCGGCGCGGAGGTTTCGGTCTCCATCGCCCTGCCCCAGGCCTTCGCCGCCGAACAGGTGCGCGAACTGGCCGGCGAGTGCATCGACGAGCTGGACATCGAGGTCGACCGCTACGCGCCTTGCCCGGAGGTTCTCAAGGCCGACGCCGCCGACATCGTCAGCGAAACGCTGTGCAGCAATCTGTTGAAATCCAACTGCCTGGTCACCGGCCAGCCGGACTGGGGCAGCGTGTCCATCCGCTACACCGGACCGAAGATCGATCGCGAAGCGCTTTTGCGCTACCTGATCGGCTTCCGCCAGCACAATGAATTCCACGAGCAGTGCGTGGAGCGCATCTTTGTCGACGTGCTGCGCGCCTGCGCGCCGGAGAAGCTCACTGTCTACGCCCGCTACACCCGCCGCGGCGGCCTGGACATCAACCCATGGCGCAGCAATGCGGACGCCGCGCCGACCGACAACGTCCGCACCGCGCGGCAGTAA
- a CDS encoding DUF502 domain-containing protein — MSVPPQIKMTLKGYLIAGLLIWLPLAITLWVLNLIIGSLDQTLNLLPMEWRPQQLLGRDIPGLGVVFAVLVVMGTGMLAANVLGRRLVEFWHGLLSRTPVVNSIYNSVKQVSDTLLSDSGNAFKKALLVRWPHQNAWTVAFQTGAPAQEILRHAEKGEELVSVYVPTTPNPTSGYFIVVPRSDTRELNMSVDEALKYVISMGVVAPNPPPQAQRPRLNDEHNRQG; from the coding sequence ATGTCGGTTCCCCCGCAAATCAAGATGACCCTGAAGGGGTATCTGATCGCCGGCCTGCTGATCTGGCTGCCGTTGGCGATCACCCTGTGGGTGCTGAACCTGATCATCGGTTCGCTGGACCAGACGCTTAACCTGCTGCCTATGGAGTGGCGGCCCCAGCAACTGCTCGGCAGGGACATCCCCGGCCTCGGCGTGGTGTTCGCCGTGCTGGTGGTGATGGGCACCGGCATGCTGGCCGCCAACGTGCTGGGCCGTCGCCTGGTCGAGTTCTGGCATGGCTTGCTGTCGCGCACGCCGGTGGTCAATTCCATCTACAACAGCGTCAAGCAGGTCAGCGACACGCTGCTGTCCGATTCCGGCAACGCGTTCAAGAAGGCCCTCCTGGTGCGCTGGCCGCATCAGAACGCCTGGACCGTGGCTTTCCAGACCGGCGCGCCGGCCCAGGAAATCCTGCGCCACGCGGAAAAGGGCGAGGAACTGGTCAGCGTTTACGTGCCGACCACGCCCAACCCGACCTCCGGTTATTTCATCGTGGTGCCGCGCAGCGACACCCGCGAGTTGAACATGAGCGTCGACGAGGCGCTCAAGTACGTCATCTCCATGGGCGTGGTGGCGCCGAACCCGCCGCCGCAGGCTCAGCGCCCGCGTCTGAACGACGAACATAATCGGCAGGGCTAG
- a CDS encoding GNAT family N-acetyltransferase, with translation MLTLQDLSYPPKGFSIGNPDDADFYRAFSDEGMPGFHHGFFVAEREGRRVCCIPYFVTDLQLNTLLPKGRLFSWLPKWSVPMACVGNPVADLGRVEGELTPEIVELVTRRLEEKGSLVAWKGFGERLPLDGYAKAKGLPVPVIRLDGDYYGSLKSDRRNLLKRKLKKAAGLRYEVVEGLPTELLDRIYALYLQTWEKAPLKFGRLEPDYFVRTSGGSTYLLFYLGDELIGFNQLLGKGESMMNVFVGMDYEHAHDHGLYFAMFIRSVEVAQARGCAEIELGSTSYEFKRILGARPLAVWNYFRHRSKPMNWLLSRCASLLEPSAEELK, from the coding sequence ATGCTTACTCTACAAGATTTGTCTTACCCACCGAAGGGTTTCTCCATCGGCAATCCCGATGACGCCGATTTTTATCGCGCTTTTTCCGATGAGGGCATGCCGGGCTTTCATCATGGCTTTTTCGTCGCCGAGCGGGAGGGGCGGCGTGTGTGCTGCATCCCTTACTTTGTGACCGATTTGCAATTGAACACCCTGTTGCCCAAGGGGCGACTGTTCTCCTGGTTGCCCAAGTGGAGCGTGCCAATGGCTTGCGTGGGCAACCCGGTGGCGGATTTGGGACGGGTCGAGGGGGAACTGACTCCTGAGATCGTCGAACTGGTGACGCGGAGGCTGGAAGAAAAGGGAAGTTTGGTCGCCTGGAAAGGATTCGGCGAGCGGCTGCCATTGGATGGCTACGCCAAGGCGAAGGGCTTGCCGGTTCCCGTCATCCGGCTGGACGGCGATTATTACGGCTCGTTGAAAAGCGACCGCCGCAATTTGCTCAAGCGAAAATTGAAGAAAGCCGCGGGTTTGCGTTACGAGGTGGTGGAGGGTTTGCCGACAGAGCTGCTGGACAGGATTTACGCGCTTTACTTGCAGACCTGGGAGAAGGCGCCGCTGAAGTTTGGCAGGCTGGAGCCCGATTACTTCGTCCGCACCAGCGGCGGCAGCACCTATTTGCTGTTTTATCTCGGGGATGAGCTGATCGGTTTCAACCAACTGCTGGGCAAGGGCGAATCGATGATGAATGTCTTTGTCGGCATGGATTACGAGCATGCTCATGATCATGGGCTGTATTTCGCCATGTTCATCCGCTCTGTCGAGGTCGCCCAGGCGCGGGGCTGCGCGGAGATCGAGCTAGGCTCTACTTCCTATGAGTTCAAGCGCATCCTCGGCGCGCGCCCTCTGGCGGTCTGGAATTATTTCCGCCATCGCTCGAAGCCGATGAACTGGCTGCTGTCCCGTTGCGCCTCTCTCCTCGAGCCGTCTGCGGAGGAGCTGAAATAG
- the murJ gene encoding murein biosynthesis integral membrane protein MurJ — MNLLKALAAVSSMTMVSRVLGLVRDTLIARIFGAGMAADAFNAAFKIPNMLRRLFAEGAFSQAFVPILGEYKQNRTHEETREFVAKVTGVLGSVLLLVTAIGMLAAPAIMWISAPGFYREPAKAALFADILRVSFPYIFFISLSSMTGSILNSWGRFSIPAFTPTFLNLSFIVFALAFTHYFHPPIMALAWAVFVGGLIQLVWQLPFLKQIGMLTKPVFAFRDPEVWRVIKQMGPAIFGVSVAQISLLINSTFASFLPTGSVSWMYYADRLMEFPSGVLGVALGTILLPSLSKHAASKSDAEFSVLLDWGMRLSLLLAVPATIGLGLLSGPLLYTMFMYGKFTPHDALMSQQAVIAYSIGLLGLILVKVLAPGFYARQDIKTPVRIAMMTLLATQVMNLMFVFPLKHAGLALSIGLASCINAGLLLHTLRKRGIYRPEAGWKPFLAKLFIAIAAMAAALLACQWWLPIDWHGHAWQRALWLLLLVGVGAAVYFASLFALGFRPRHFMRRES; from the coding sequence ATGAACCTGCTCAAGGCCCTGGCTGCAGTCAGCAGCATGACCATGGTATCCCGCGTGCTCGGCCTGGTGCGCGACACGCTGATCGCCCGCATTTTCGGCGCCGGCATGGCCGCCGACGCCTTCAACGCCGCCTTCAAGATTCCCAACATGCTGCGCCGCCTGTTCGCCGAGGGCGCGTTCTCCCAGGCTTTCGTGCCCATCCTGGGCGAATACAAGCAAAACCGGACCCACGAGGAAACCCGCGAGTTCGTCGCCAAGGTGACCGGCGTGCTGGGCTCGGTGCTGCTCTTGGTGACGGCGATAGGCATGCTGGCCGCGCCGGCCATCATGTGGATTTCCGCGCCCGGCTTCTACCGCGAGCCGGCCAAGGCCGCGCTGTTCGCCGACATCCTGCGCGTTTCCTTCCCCTACATCTTCTTCATTTCGCTGTCGTCGATGACCGGCAGCATCCTGAACAGCTGGGGCAGATTCTCGATTCCGGCCTTCACGCCCACCTTTCTCAACCTCAGTTTCATCGTGTTCGCGCTGGCCTTCACCCATTACTTCCATCCGCCCATCATGGCGCTGGCGTGGGCGGTGTTCGTCGGCGGCCTGATCCAGTTGGTATGGCAGCTGCCCTTCCTCAAACAGATCGGCATGCTGACCAAGCCCGTCTTCGCCTTCCGCGATCCCGAGGTATGGCGGGTGATCAAGCAGATGGGGCCGGCCATCTTCGGCGTGTCGGTGGCGCAGATCTCGCTGCTGATCAACTCCACCTTCGCCTCCTTCCTGCCCACCGGCAGCGTGTCGTGGATGTATTACGCCGACCGGCTGATGGAGTTTCCGTCCGGCGTGCTGGGCGTGGCGCTGGGCACCATCCTGCTGCCGTCTCTGTCCAAGCACGCGGCCAGCAAGTCCGACGCCGAGTTCAGCGTGCTGTTGGACTGGGGCATGCGCTTGTCGCTTTTGCTGGCGGTGCCGGCCACCATCGGGCTCGGCCTGCTGTCGGGCCCGCTGCTCTACACCATGTTCATGTACGGCAAGTTCACGCCGCACGACGCGTTGATGTCGCAGCAGGCGGTGATCGCCTATTCCATCGGCCTGCTGGGGCTCATTCTGGTGAAGGTGCTGGCGCCGGGCTTCTACGCGCGCCAGGACATCAAGACCCCGGTGCGCATTGCGATGATGACGCTGCTCGCCACCCAGGTGATGAACCTGATGTTCGTCTTCCCGCTGAAACACGCTGGGCTCGCGCTATCCATCGGCCTCGCCTCCTGCATCAACGCCGGCCTGCTGCTCCACACGCTGCGCAAGCGCGGCATCTACCGCCCGGAAGCCGGCTGGAAGCCCTTCCTCGCCAAGCTTTTCATCGCCATCGCGGCGATGGCGGCCGCGCTGCTGGCCTGCCAGTGGTGGCTGCCGATAGACTGGCACGGCCATGCTTGGCAACGCGCGCTGTGGCTGCTGCTGCTGGTAGGCGTCGGCGCCGCCGTCTACTTCGCCTCGCTATTCGCGCTGGGCTTCCGTCCGCGCCACTTCATGCGCCGCGAGTCCTGA
- a CDS encoding acetate/propionate family kinase produces MNRCLLAINAGSSTLKFRAFAPDGQTLLARGMVDRFGSKEARLRLADAKGQPLAERGLADDSHAAALAAVLNGLADQGLEAQALAHRVVHGGNRFREPVRIDAEVRAALDDYIPLAPLHQPVSLEVVDAFSALDPRLPQFACFDTAFHADQPTIATRFGIARHWHDEGVRRYGFHGLSYAAIARRLPEVGLAHGKVVVCHLGSGASACAIESGKSAASSMGFSAVDGLMMGSRPGCIDPEVILYWQEHEGMGVKDVRRELYKNSGLLGVSGVSADMRELLASELPAAREAVELFCYRAAREVASLAAAMRGLEGLIFTAGIGEHSAEVRARILQQLGWLGFELDHAANLSHARRLTTMASKLPAYVLPTDEEGEMARQAARLL; encoded by the coding sequence ATGAACCGCTGCCTGCTGGCGATCAACGCCGGCTCTTCCACGCTGAAATTCCGCGCCTTCGCGCCGGATGGCCAGACACTGCTGGCCCGCGGCATGGTGGACCGCTTCGGCAGCAAGGAGGCCAGGCTGCGCCTGGCCGACGCCAAAGGCCAGCCGCTGGCCGAGCGCGGCCTGGCGGACGACAGCCACGCCGCCGCGCTGGCCGCGGTGCTCAACGGCCTGGCCGACCAGGGCCTGGAGGCTCAGGCGCTGGCCCACCGCGTGGTCCATGGCGGCAACCGTTTCCGCGAGCCGGTCCGGATAGACGCCGAGGTGCGCGCGGCGCTGGATGACTACATTCCGCTGGCGCCGCTGCACCAGCCGGTCAGCCTGGAGGTGGTGGACGCCTTCAGCGCGCTGGACCCGCGGCTGCCGCAATTCGCCTGCTTCGACACCGCCTTCCACGCCGACCAGCCGACGATAGCCACCCGTTTCGGCATCGCCCGCCACTGGCACGACGAAGGCGTGCGCCGCTACGGCTTCCATGGCCTGTCCTACGCCGCCATCGCGCGGCGCTTGCCGGAGGTGGGCCTGGCCCACGGCAAGGTGGTGGTCTGCCACCTGGGCAGCGGCGCCAGCGCTTGCGCGATCGAGTCCGGCAAAAGCGCGGCCTCCAGCATGGGATTCTCGGCGGTGGACGGCCTGATGATGGGCAGCCGCCCCGGCTGCATCGACCCGGAAGTGATCCTGTACTGGCAGGAGCATGAGGGCATGGGCGTGAAGGACGTGCGGCGCGAGCTGTACAAAAACTCCGGCCTGCTGGGCGTGTCCGGCGTATCGGCCGACATGCGGGAGTTGCTGGCCAGCGAGCTGCCGGCCGCGCGCGAGGCGGTGGAGCTGTTCTGCTACCGCGCCGCGCGGGAAGTGGCCAGCCTGGCGGCGGCGATGCGCGGCCTGGAAGGGTTGATCTTCACCGCCGGCATAGGCGAACACTCAGCCGAGGTGAGGGCCCGGATACTGCAGCAACTGGGCTGGCTGGGCTTCGAGCTGGACCACGCCGCCAACCTGTCCCACGCGCGGCGGCTCACCACCATGGCCAGCAAGCTGCCGGCTTACGTGCTGCCCACCGATGAGGAGGGCGAGATGGCGCGCCAGGCGGCGCGCCTGCTGTAA